A single window of Zea mays cultivar B73 chromosome 10, Zm-B73-REFERENCE-NAM-5.0, whole genome shotgun sequence DNA harbors:
- the LOC100381832 gene encoding ABC transporter C family member 4, translating into MALPWWLTTKACTAPPPGPGSFSDAVAFLFLSPCPQRGLLATADLVFLVACIVRLARRLRRGHPVPAAAPPPEREALLQKPNHPSPPLVRHVLALGASAVFAAVSVVLLALALLLLPATPWRAAEGAFLSVHAVAHGVAAWTIVSSRRAGAAPEAHLRVFWLATALGAALFSASAVVRGADASLLFPDDILAFAGLLVSLPLAYIAVTGFTGNVTRAQEGEPEHAGPEAPSSPYTTASFLSRATFSWINSLITKGYAAESLKTEDVPPVSAAHRAEAAHALFMSNWPASPASRHPVGVALWLSFWPQLVLTAFLGLARLGAMYVGPSLIDQFVEFIRRGGTSWEGLRLVLILLAGKAVQTLASHHYSFQGQLLGMRIRGALQTALYRKSLRLTAGARRAHGAGAIVNYMQVDAGIVSYAMHGLHGLWLMPLQIVVALLLLYAYLGPAVLMTLAVITAVTVVTAFANKLNLAYQLKFLGVRDSRVKAITEMLSNMRPIKLQAWEDTFGGKVRDIRREELGWLAKIMLFMCANTVVFSSGPLAMTVLVFGTYLASGGQLDAGKVFTATAFFGMLEGPMRNFPQTIVMSMQAFVSLDRLNKFLTDTEIDTAAVERIESGGAEDTVAVKVQGGVFAWDVPADEEMKGNNNNSSRPRHEVAENDQGNRAELVTVLRGIDVEVRRGELTAVVGTVGSGKSSLLSCIMGEMHKLSGTVSICGSTAYVAQTAWIRNGTIQENILFGKPMHSERYSEIVNACCLEKDLEMMEFGDQTEIGERGINLSGGQKQRIQLARAVYQDCDIYLLDDIFSAVDAHTGSAIFKECLKGILKNKTVLLVTHQVDFLQNVDTIIVMKDGLVIQSGIYLELLASCSEFSDLVTAHHSSMETAGAQAFHVQNTESSQASTGSVDAPSLASKSNAENGESVGSATNKEAGSSKLIQEEEKESGRVSWRVYKLYMTEAWGWWGIVVILAVSLLSEGSSMASNYWLSYETSGGPVFDTSLFLGVYASIVATTIILEMIATLIVTFMGLQSAQAFFNKMFDSILRAPMSFFDTTPSGRILSRASSDQSKIDTNLVFYVGFATSMCISVVTNVAITCQVAWPSVIAVFPLLLLNIWYRNRYITTSRELTRLQGVTRAPIIDHFTESFLGAPTVRCFRKEDEFYQINLDRINSNLRMSFHNYAANEWLGFRLELIGTLILSITAFLMISLPSNFIKKEFVGMSLSYGISLNSLVYYTISISCMIENDMVAIERVHQYSTLPSEAAWEVADGLPSQDWPSRGDIDVKDLKVRYRQNTPLILKGITVSIKGGEKVGVVGRTGSGKSTLVQALFRIVEPADGHIIIDGVNICTLGLRDLRSRFGVIPQEPVLFEGTVRSNIDPAGRYSEAEIWQALECCQLKDIVASKPEKLDALVADMGENWSVGQKQLLCFGRVILKRSRILFMDEATASVDSQTDAAIQKIIREEFTECTVISVAHRIPTVMDSDRVLVLDAGLVAEFDAPSKLMRRPSLFGAMVQEYASRSSSVKETVG; encoded by the exons ATGGCGCTCCCATGGTGGCTCACCACCAAGGCGTGCACAGCGCCGCCGCCTGGCCCCGGCTCCTTCTCCGATGCGGTCGCGTTCCTCTTCCTCTCCCCGTGCCCGCAGCGCGGGCTCCTCGCCACCGCCGACCTCGTGTTCCTCGTCGCCTGCATCGTCCGCCTCGCCAGACGCCTTCGCAGGGGACACCCGGTGCCCGCGGCTGCTCCCCCTCCCGAGCGCGAGGCGCTGCTGCAGAAGCCGAACCATCCTTCGCCGCCGCTCGTCCGCCACGTGCTCGCGCTCGGGGCCTCCGCGGTGTTCGCGGCGGTGTCCGTCGTCCTCCTCGCGCTCGCGCTCCTCCTCCTGCCGGCCACGCCGTGGCGCGCCGCGGAGGGAGCCTTCCTCTCCGTCCACGCCGTCGCGCACGGGGTGGCTGCCTGGACCATCGTCTCTTCGCGGAGAGCAGGAGCTGCCCCGGAGGCGCACCTCCGCGTGTTCTGGCTCGCCACCGCTCTCGGCGCCGCGCTCTTCTCTGCCTCGGCAGTGGTCCGCGGCGCGGACGCCTCGCTGCTCTTCCCCGATGACATTCTCGCCTTCGCTGGTCTGCTTGTCTCCCTGCCTCTGGCATACATAGCGGTCACCGGCTTCACCGGCAATGTCACCAGGGCACAAGAAGGTGAACCGGAACACGCCGGTCCAGAGGCGCCCTCCTCGCCGTACACCACCGCTTCGTTCCTTTCGCGCGCTACGTTCAGCTGGATAAACTCCCTCATCACCAAGGGCTACGCGGCCGAATCCCTCAAAACCGAAGACGTGCCCCCGGTCTCTGCCGCCCACCGCGCCGAGGCGGCGCACGCCTTGTTCATGTCCAATTGGCCAGCGTCGCCAGCATCTCGGCACCCGGTCGGCGTGGCACTCTGGCTCTCTTTCTGGCCGCAGCTCGTGCTTACTGCGTTCCTTGGCCTCGCTCGTCTGGGGGCCATGTACGTTGGGCCGTCGCTCATCGATCAGTTCGTCGAGTTCATCCGCCGCGGCGGGACATCATGGGAGGGCCTTCGTCTCGTTCTCATCTTGCTCGCTGGCAAGGCCGTCCAGACGCTGGCATCGCACCATTACAGCTTCCAGGGACAGCTTCTGGGCATGCGCATCCGCGGCGCGCTGCAGACGGCGCTGTACCGCAAGTCGCTGCGCCTCACCGCCGGTGCTCGCCGAGCGCACGGCGCTGGAGCCATCGTCAACTACATGCAGGTCGACGCTGGGATCGTGTCCTACGCCATGCACGGACTCCACGGGCTGTGGCTGATGCCGCTGCAGATAGTGGTGGCGCTACTCCTCCTGTACGCCTACCTCGGCCCCGCCGTGCTCATGACGCTCGCCGTGATCACCGCAGTGACTGTGGTCACGGCCTTCGCTAACAAGCTCAACCTGGCGTACCAGCTCAAGTTCCTCGGCGTCCGCGATAGCCGCGTGAAGGCCATCACCGAGATGCTCAGTAACATGCGTCCCATCAAGCTGCAGGCTTGGGAGGACACCTTCGGGGGCAAGGTTCGCGACATCCGGCGAGAAGAGCTCGGGTGGCTGGCCAAGATCATGCTCTTCATGTGCGCCAACACGGTGGTATTCTCGAGCGGTCCGCTCGCTATGACGGTGCTCGTGTTCGGGACCTACCTCGCCTCCGGTGGGCAGCTCGACGCCGGCAAGGTGTTCACGGCCACGGCGTTCTTCGGCATGCTGGAAGGCCCCATGCGGAACTTCCCGCAGACTATTGTCATGTCCATGCAGGCGTTTGTGTCGCTGGATCGGCTGAACAAATTCCTGACGGACACCGAGATCGACACCGCGGCCGTGGAGCGCATCGAGAGTGGCGGCGCTGAGGACACAGTGGCCGTCAAGGTGCAAGGCGGGGTGTTCGCTTGGGATGTGCCAGCGGACGAGGAGATGAAgggcaacaacaacaacagcagcaggccccgccATGAGGTGGCAGAGAATGACCAAGGAAATCGGGCGGAGTTGGTGACAGTGCTGAGGGGCATTGACGTGGAGGTGAGGAGGGGCGAGCTTACGGCGGTGGTCGGGACAGTGGGCTCCGGCAAATCGTCGCTGCTGTCCTGCATCATGGGGGAGATGCACAAGCTCTCCGGCACG GTTAGCATATGTGGAAGCACGGCATATGTTGCTCAGACTGCTTGGATCCGGAATGGAACCATTCAAGAGAACATTTTATTTGGAAAGCCAATGCATTCAGAGAGATATTCGGAAATCGTAAATGCTTGCTGCCTGGAAAAGGATTTGGAAATGATGGAGTTTGGTGACCAGACTGAAATAGGAGAGCGAGGGATCAATCTCAGTGGAGGCCAGAAACAGCGCATCCAGCTTGCAAGAGCGGTTTATCAAGACTGCGATATATATCTTCTCGATGACATATTTAGCGCGGTTGATGCTCATACTGGATCAGCTATTTTCAAG GAATGTCTGAAAGGCATACTCAAGAATAAGACTGTGTTGCTTGTGACTCACCAAGTGGACTTCTTGCAAAATGTGGATACTATAATT GTAATGAAAGATGGGTTAGTCATCCAGTCAGGGATCTATCTTGAGTTACTAGCATCATGCTCAGAATTTTCTGATCTTGTTACAGCTCATCATAGTTCAATGGAGACAGCAGGGGCACAAGCTTTTCATGTTCAGAACACAGAGAGCTCTCAGGCTTCCACTGGATCTGTAGATGCCCCATCTTTGGCATCGAAATCCAATGCTGAAAATGGTGAATCAGTTGGCAGTGCAACAAACAAAGAAGCAGGTTCTTCTAAGCTGAtccaggaagaggaaaaggagagTGGCCGAGTAAGCTGGCGTGTGTACAAGCTATATATGACAGAGGCCTGGGGATGGTGGGGAATTGTGGTCATTTTAGCTGTGTCACTGCTGTCAGAGGGCTCCAGTATGGCTAGCAACTACTGGTTATCATATGAGACATCAGGAGGCCCTGTGTTTGACACTTCCTTATTTCTTGGTGTTTATGCTTCGATAGTTGCTACGACAATTATATTGGAAATGATCGCCACTCTTATTGTGACATTCATGGGGCTTCAATCAGCACAGGCCTTTTTCAACAAGATGTTTGACAGCATTTTACGAGCGCCAATGTCATTTTTTGACACCACTCCTTCAGGAAGGATCCTAAGCCGG GCATCATCAGACCAATCTAAGATTGATACTAACCTTGTGTTCTATGTTGGTTTTGCCACATCAATGTGCATCTCAGTGGTTACCAACGTCGCTATTACTTGCCAAGTTGCATGGCCATCAGTAATTGCAGTATTTCCTCTGCTGCTTTTGAACATCTGGTATCGG AACCGTTACATTACGACATCTCGAGAGCTTACCCGGCTTCAAGGGGTAACAAGGGCGCCAATTATTGATCACTTTACAGAAAGCTTTCTGGGTGCCCCAACTGTAAGGTGCTTCAGAAAGGAGGATGAGTTCTACCAGATAAACCTGGACAGGATCAATTCGAATCTGCGTATGTCATTTCATAATTATGCAGCTAATGAGTGGCTTGGATTTCGCCTGGAGCTAATTGGCACACTTATTTTGTCTATAACTGCTTTTCTCATGATCAGCTTGCCTAGCAATTTCATCAAGAAAG AATTTGTCGGCATGTCCCTTTCCTACGGCATTTCTCTCAATTCCTTGGTGTACTACACAATTTCCATAAGCTGTATGATCGAGAATGATATGGTAGCCATAGAGAGGGTGCATCAGTACAGTACTCTCCCTTCTGAGGCAGCATGGGAAGTTGCCGACGGTCTTCCCTCACAAGATTGGCCCAGCCGAGGAGACATTGATGTGAAAGATCTGAAG GTTCGGTATCGTCAAAACACGCCTCTAATCTTGAAAGGCATTACTGTGAGCATCAAAGGTGGAGAAAAGGTTGGAGTTGTGGGAAGGACTGGCAGTGGAAAGTCGACTTTGGTGCAGGCTTTATTCAGGATCGTGGAGCCTGCAGATGGCCATATCATCATCGATGGTGTCAACATCTGCACTCTGGGGCTTCGTGATCTGAGGTCTCGCTTCGGTGTGATTCCCCAAGAACCTGTGCTCTTCGAAGGAACTGTACGGAGCAACATAGACCCAGCAGGGCGGTATTCCGAGGCTGAGATATGGCAG GCCCTCGAGTGCTGCCAGCTAAAGGATATAGTAGCCTCAAAACCAGAGAAGCTTGATGCACTAG TCGCCGACATGGGGGAGAACTGGAGCGTAGGGCAGAAGCAGCTTCTGTGCTTCGGCCGAGTCATACTGAAACGCAGCCGGATCCTCTTCATGGACGAGGCAACGGCTTCGGTCGATTCTCAAACAGACGCGGCTATCCAAAAGATCATCCGCGAGGAGTTCACTGAATGTACTGTCATCAGCGTTGCACATCGGATCCCGACTGTCATGGACAGTGACCGTGTCCTGGTGTTGGACGCAG GTCTAGTGGCAGAATTCGACGCACCCTCCAAGTTGATGCGGAGGCCATCACTCTTTGGTGCGATGGTTCAGGAGTACGCAAGTCGCTCATCTAGCGTGAAGGAAACCGTTGGATGA